In Deinococcus misasensis DSM 22328, one DNA window encodes the following:
- a CDS encoding alpha-mannosidase, producing MNPKYTVHMYHHTHWDREWWGTLQRFRYRLVHTIDRILDTIENTPEFTCFVLDGQTIVLKDYLEVRPQQQERLKKHIQGGKLFVGPWHILPDEFLVSGEATIRNLWLGERTVRQMGIPKSKVGYLPDQFGHIAQMPQILRGFDIQSAVVWRGFGAPPLGQEDGTGDQGKDYYLFPKARNKDVFPERMQNEFWWQAMDGTRVLGVFLPLEYYRSHFKEDPQNPEWTHDQTVGRSLRTLNHLKAYAATDFILEPMGGDHLNVDPRLPRLLNTLNEKIASEGFVYQQSSLDAFVERVQTQQDRVSVVWKGEGRAFGRKAHLLPGVFSARMHLKQMNARTQTELERYAEPLQAIQTVLGGRPERDFLWLAWEKLIQNHPHDSICGCSIDQVHREMLPRFEEALQIAQLLKEDGLQMLANRVDAPLAEPADQVFVVFNPLGFRRTDQVVLTLNPHLEVKPEDWTLLDEHGAEQVFQVRSVRTPYEKTEAFPWLGIQSPAQHDMDEVTEAYFIAEDLPPVGYRTYVLRKRTFPKPSHRIRPYTIPGNVALHKGDEPITDLMVGPRTLQNRFLRVTLEATDGTLTLEDLETGRVYSGLNHFLDGGDNGDTYNYSWPLGDLEFSTRDVKPHIQVLDAGAASSTLRVTWKWTLPISLSEDRQSRSAEYTELILHSDITLHASVKRVDIRTHFVNTLKDHRLRAVFPLGRKVQTSSAESAFCVIDRPTRLPEDQRSSGEPAVHEHPQMAFVSVSDGEKGLSILNRGLPEFSADEDGNIHLTLLRTVGYLSREDLLTRVGGAGPTSSTPDAQMLGPCVAEYSIYPHNGTWEDAHTVNVAHAYNAPLVADTRTSQFVPLRNQHHVPDAVLPPSGSFLEVEGDALLTAFKPAEDHPGWIVRLVNQSHHPQTLRLKPLLDVKTASLVNLLEQKQHPLTLEDGQVQLSLQPWQIVTVLLEVL from the coding sequence CTGGGACCGCGAGTGGTGGGGCACCCTGCAACGCTTCCGCTACCGTCTGGTGCACACCATTGACCGGATTCTGGACACCATCGAAAACACCCCGGAGTTTACCTGTTTCGTGCTGGACGGTCAGACCATCGTGCTGAAAGATTATCTGGAGGTGCGACCCCAGCAGCAAGAACGCCTGAAAAAACACATCCAGGGCGGGAAACTTTTTGTGGGACCGTGGCACATCCTGCCCGATGAATTTCTGGTTTCCGGTGAGGCAACCATCCGCAACCTCTGGCTGGGAGAGCGCACCGTCCGGCAGATGGGGATTCCCAAAAGCAAAGTCGGGTACCTGCCAGACCAGTTCGGGCACATTGCGCAGATGCCGCAAATTCTGAGGGGTTTTGACATCCAGAGTGCCGTGGTGTGGCGCGGATTTGGAGCCCCACCCCTCGGGCAGGAGGACGGCACCGGAGATCAGGGCAAAGATTACTACCTGTTCCCGAAAGCCCGCAACAAGGACGTGTTCCCCGAGCGCATGCAAAACGAGTTCTGGTGGCAGGCCATGGACGGCACCCGTGTGCTGGGGGTGTTTCTGCCGCTGGAATATTACCGCAGCCACTTCAAAGAAGACCCCCAGAACCCCGAGTGGACCCATGACCAGACGGTGGGCCGCTCCCTGCGCACCCTCAACCACCTGAAAGCCTACGCCGCCACCGATTTCATTCTGGAACCGATGGGCGGAGACCACCTGAACGTGGACCCCCGTTTGCCCCGCTTGCTGAACACCCTCAATGAAAAAATCGCCAGCGAGGGGTTCGTGTACCAGCAAAGCTCTCTGGATGCTTTTGTGGAAAGGGTACAGACCCAGCAAGACCGCGTTTCGGTGGTCTGGAAAGGGGAGGGGCGGGCTTTTGGACGCAAAGCCCACCTGCTGCCAGGGGTGTTCAGTGCACGGATGCACCTCAAACAAATGAATGCCCGCACCCAGACCGAACTCGAACGGTACGCAGAGCCCTTGCAGGCCATCCAGACCGTGCTGGGAGGCCGTCCAGAGAGGGATTTCCTCTGGCTGGCATGGGAGAAACTGATCCAGAACCATCCGCACGACAGCATCTGTGGGTGCAGCATCGATCAGGTGCACCGCGAAATGCTGCCCCGTTTTGAAGAGGCCCTGCAAATCGCGCAACTCCTCAAAGAAGACGGCCTGCAAATGCTGGCCAACCGGGTGGATGCTCCGCTGGCAGAACCCGCAGATCAGGTGTTTGTGGTGTTCAACCCTCTGGGCTTTCGGCGCACCGATCAGGTGGTCCTGACCCTCAACCCCCATCTGGAAGTGAAACCCGAAGACTGGACGCTGCTCGACGAGCACGGCGCAGAGCAGGTCTTTCAGGTGCGCTCGGTCAGGACCCCTTACGAAAAAACCGAGGCTTTCCCGTGGCTCGGGATCCAGAGCCCTGCCCAGCATGACATGGACGAGGTCACCGAAGCGTATTTCATCGCCGAGGACCTGCCCCCGGTGGGCTACCGCACGTATGTCCTGCGGAAAAGGACCTTTCCCAAACCTTCCCACCGCATTCGGCCTTACACCATCCCCGGAAATGTGGCCCTGCACAAAGGGGACGAACCCATCACCGATCTGATGGTGGGACCCCGCACCCTGCAAAACCGGTTTTTGCGGGTCACCTTAGAGGCCACGGACGGCACCCTCACCCTTGAGGACCTTGAAACAGGACGGGTTTACTCGGGCCTCAACCACTTTCTGGACGGCGGAGACAACGGAGACACCTACAACTACAGCTGGCCCCTCGGGGATCTGGAATTCAGCACCAGAGATGTCAAACCCCACATTCAGGTGCTGGACGCCGGGGCAGCCAGTTCCACCCTCCGGGTGACATGGAAATGGACACTCCCCATCTCTTTAAGTGAAGACCGCCAGAGCCGCAGTGCAGAGTACACCGAACTGATCTTGCACTCCGACATCACCCTGCACGCTTCGGTGAAACGGGTGGACATCCGCACCCATTTTGTGAACACCCTGAAAGACCACCGTTTGCGGGCGGTTTTCCCTCTGGGACGCAAAGTGCAGACCTCCAGCGCGGAAAGTGCCTTCTGTGTGATCGACCGGCCCACCCGCCTTCCAGAAGACCAGAGGAGCAGCGGTGAACCTGCCGTGCATGAACATCCCCAGATGGCTTTCGTGAGTGTGTCAGACGGAGAGAAGGGCCTCAGCATCCTGAACCGGGGCCTCCCGGAATTCAGTGCCGATGAAGACGGCAACATTCACCTGACCTTGCTGCGCACCGTGGGTTACCTGTCCAGAGAGGACCTCTTGACCCGCGTGGGTGGCGCAGGTCCCACCAGCAGCACCCCGGACGCCCAGATGCTTGGTCCGTGCGTGGCCGAGTACAGCATTTACCCCCACAACGGCACATGGGAAGATGCGCACACCGTGAACGTGGCCCACGCCTACAACGCCCCTCTGGTGGCAGACACCCGCACCAGTCAGTTTGTGCCCCTCAGGAACCAGCACCACGTTCCAGATGCGGTGCTTCCCCCTTCGGGCAGCTTTCTGGAGGTGGAAGGGGACGCCCTTTTGACCGCATTCAAACCCGCCGAAGACCATCCGGGCTGGATTGTCCGCTTGGTGAACCAGAGCCACCACCCCCAGACCCTGCGCCTGAAACCCCTGCTGGACGTGAAGACGGCTTCTCTGGTGAACCTGCTTGAACAAAAACAGCACCCCCTGACCCTCGAAGACGGGCAGGTGCAACTGTCGCTGCAACCGTGGCAGATCGTCACGGTGCTGCTGGAGGTCCTGTGA
- a CDS encoding aspartate/glutamate racemase family protein: MKTLAVIHTTPVTVQTMKDLHQKIRPDVRLINLLDDSLLADVMQAGSPTPEVEQRMRSYLQNARLAGADGVMCACSSVGEVVEKLRPDAEVPFWRVDEPMAREAARLGQKIGVIATVSTTLEPTARLVQRQGDIEVQKVLVEGAYAALMTGNSDQHDLLVSRALRDLLEQVDVVVLAQASMARVVATLNPPPDKPVLSSPESGLRAALEAL, translated from the coding sequence GTGAAAACCCTCGCTGTGATCCACACCACCCCTGTGACGGTGCAAACCATGAAAGACCTGCACCAGAAGATCCGCCCGGATGTGCGCCTGATCAACCTCCTCGATGACAGTTTGCTTGCAGATGTGATGCAAGCCGGAAGCCCAACTCCGGAGGTGGAACAGCGCATGAGGTCCTACCTGCAAAACGCCCGTCTGGCCGGGGCGGATGGGGTGATGTGCGCGTGCTCCTCGGTGGGTGAGGTGGTCGAAAAGTTGCGTCCTGACGCTGAAGTTCCCTTCTGGCGCGTGGATGAACCCATGGCCAGAGAAGCTGCCCGTTTGGGGCAAAAAATCGGGGTGATTGCCACGGTGTCTACCACGCTGGAACCCACGGCACGTCTGGTGCAAAGACAGGGGGACATCGAGGTTCAAAAAGTGCTGGTTGAGGGGGCTTACGCTGCTTTGATGACTGGAAACAGCGATCAGCACGACCTGTTGGTGTCCAGAGCCCTGCGTGACCTTCTGGAGCAGGTGGACGTGGTGGTGCTGGCACAGGCCAGCATGGCCAGAGTGGTCGCCACCCTGAACCCGCCTCCAGACAAGCCGGTTTTGAGCAGCCCGGAAAGTGGCCTGCGTGCCGCTCTGGAGGCCCTGTGA
- a CDS encoding class II fructose-bisphosphate aldolase gives MKIPDSLNLNGILPHAQQHGYGVAAFSARYLACIRPVMEAAQEQRSPVIIEISQRELGWFQVTPLEFRNALAQVVEDLNVTVPFCLHLDHSWDLQVIQSAIDAGFNSVMIDASAQPFEENVRLTRQVVEMARPEGVSVEAELGKLTTTDRMESENDEEMYTDPLEAGHFVAETGCDALAVSIGTAHGVYPVKNPKIDFERLRLIRAQVGSLPIVLHGGSGLPAETVHQAMQIPGGGTTKMNIATDLEVALLTAMGGLPRMTSAELDSVDPVLKARGLKAVKDTATDKILHFVRSGNRAWDTH, from the coding sequence GTGAAGATTCCTGACAGCCTGAACCTGAACGGCATCCTGCCCCACGCCCAGCAGCACGGGTATGGGGTGGCTGCCTTCTCCGCCCGTTACCTTGCCTGCATCCGGCCTGTGATGGAAGCTGCACAGGAACAGCGCTCTCCGGTGATCATCGAAATCAGCCAGCGGGAACTGGGCTGGTTTCAGGTGACCCCTCTGGAATTTAGAAATGCCCTTGCACAGGTGGTGGAAGACCTGAACGTCACCGTTCCTTTCTGCCTGCATCTGGACCACAGCTGGGATCTGCAAGTGATCCAGAGCGCCATCGATGCCGGATTCAACAGCGTGATGATCGACGCCTCGGCGCAGCCTTTTGAGGAAAACGTGCGCCTGACCCGTCAGGTGGTCGAAATGGCCCGCCCTGAAGGGGTCAGCGTGGAAGCCGAACTGGGCAAACTGACCACCACCGACCGCATGGAAAGCGAAAACGACGAGGAGATGTACACCGATCCCCTCGAAGCAGGCCATTTCGTGGCCGAAACCGGATGTGACGCTCTGGCGGTCAGCATCGGCACGGCACACGGGGTGTACCCGGTCAAGAACCCCAAAATCGATTTTGAACGCCTGCGTTTGATCCGGGCGCAGGTCGGCAGCCTGCCCATCGTGCTGCATGGAGGTTCGGGTTTGCCTGCGGAAACCGTGCATCAGGCCATGCAGATTCCCGGCGGCGGAACCACCAAGATGAACATCGCCACCGATCTGGAAGTGGCTTTGCTCACAGCGATGGGGGGCCTTCCCCGCATGACCAGTGCAGAACTCGATTCGGTGGATCCGGTTCTCAAAGCCAGAGGTCTGAAGGCCGTGAAAGACACCGCCACCGACAAAATCCTGCATTTCGTCAGGTCCGGGAACCGTGCATGGGACACCCATTGA